One window from the genome of Panthera leo isolate Ple1 chromosome D3, P.leo_Ple1_pat1.1, whole genome shotgun sequence encodes:
- the CHMP1B gene encoding charged multivesicular body protein 1b — protein sequence MSNMEKHLFNLKFAAKELSRSAKKCDKEEKAEKAKIKKAIQKGNMEVARIHAENAIRQKNQAVNFLRMSARVDAVAARVQTAVTMGKVTKSMAGVVKSMDATLKTMNLEKISALMDKFEHQFETLDVQTQQMEDTMSSTTTLTTPQNQVDMLLQEMADEAGLDLNMELPQGQTGSVGTSVASAEQDELSQRLARLRDQV from the coding sequence ATGTCCAACATGGAGAAACACCTGTTCAACCTAAAGTTCGCCGCCAAAGAACTCAGCAGGAGTGCCAAAAAATGCGACAAGGAGGAAAAGGCCGAAAAGGCCAAGATTAAAAAGGCCATTCAGAAGGGCAACATGGAAGTGGCGAGGATACACGCCGAAAATGCCATTCGCCAGAAGAACCAAGCGGTGAATTTCTTGAGAATGAGTGCGCGGGTCGATGCGGTGGCTGCCAGAGTCCAGACGGCGGTGACGATGGGCAAGGTGACCAAGTCGATGGCCGGTGTGGTTAAGTCGATGGATGCGACGTTGAAGACTATGAATCTGGAGAAGATCTCTGCTTTGATGGACAAATTTGAGCACCAGTTTGAGACGCTGGACGTCCAGACGCAGCAAATGGAAGACACGATGAGCAGCACGACTACGCTGACCACTCCCCAGAACCAAGTGGATATGCTGCTCCAGGAAATGGCAGACGAGGCCGGCCTAGACCTCAACATGGAGCTGCCGCAGGGGCAGACCGGCTCTGTGGGCACGAGCGTGGCCTCCGCCGAGCAGGATGAACTGTCCCAGAGACTGGCCCGCCTGCGGGATCAGGTGTGA